A single genomic interval of Lacrimispora sphenoides JCM 1415 harbors:
- a CDS encoding tetratricopeptide repeat protein: MDYERKTRVIANSYYNMGLERAKLRDLSGASECLKKSLHFNKYMTDARNLLGLIYYEVGEVGEALVQWVISMNFQPEGNQADNYLGEIQRKSGIMETERRAVRRFNQALIYAQSGSEDLAILQLNKVVESKPNYVKAQLLLALLCIAREDYQKAGKAVYKVLQIDRNHPKALYYKSLVKDTAGTGKSEREPEKRKLKNVLSHRQMEDDDVIIPPSYRENTKDQAVWNILAGLLLGAAVVFFLVMPANTKSINELHNQEILKYSEQLSQANQKADGLTAQLESIEAEKKTAEASLASLTSDSDSVLAQYQAVIGILQAYKKDDFPAAVRIYAGLNPDLIASADVQTIVGEIRKDMAENGCPILEGFGDKAMEAGDAQTALAYYLKCIDLKPASWQAKFKTAVIYKGMDQKEQANGLFSDIINNSKDEELSAKAKSERGF; the protein is encoded by the coding sequence ATGGATTATGAAAGAAAAACCCGGGTAATCGCAAACAGCTATTACAACATGGGGCTGGAACGGGCAAAGCTCAGGGACTTGTCAGGAGCTTCCGAATGTCTGAAAAAAAGCCTCCATTTTAACAAGTATATGACAGATGCAAGGAACCTTTTGGGTCTGATCTATTATGAGGTCGGAGAAGTGGGCGAAGCTCTTGTTCAATGGGTAATCAGCATGAACTTCCAACCAGAAGGAAACCAGGCGGATAACTACCTCGGTGAGATACAGAGAAAATCAGGTATCATGGAGACGGAGCGGCGTGCAGTGAGAAGATTCAACCAGGCCTTAATTTACGCCCAAAGCGGCAGTGAGGATCTGGCGATTCTGCAGCTCAATAAGGTTGTGGAAAGCAAGCCTAACTATGTAAAGGCCCAGCTTCTGCTGGCACTCCTATGCATAGCCAGAGAGGATTATCAGAAGGCTGGTAAAGCCGTTTACAAGGTATTACAGATCGACCGCAATCATCCAAAGGCGCTTTACTACAAGTCCTTAGTCAAGGATACGGCCGGAACTGGAAAAAGTGAGCGGGAGCCGGAAAAAAGAAAGCTGAAAAATGTACTTTCCCACAGGCAGATGGAAGATGACGATGTGATCATCCCCCCAAGCTATCGGGAGAATACCAAAGATCAGGCGGTATGGAATATTCTTGCAGGGCTTTTGCTTGGGGCTGCAGTGGTCTTTTTTCTGGTAATGCCGGCAAATACAAAATCCATAAATGAGCTCCATAATCAGGAGATACTAAAATACAGCGAGCAGTTAAGCCAGGCCAACCAAAAAGCAGACGGTCTTACGGCACAGCTGGAATCCATAGAAGCAGAAAAAAAGACTGCAGAGGCTTCTTTAGCCTCTCTCACCAGTGATTCAGACAGTGTTCTGGCCCAGTATCAGGCCGTGATCGGGATCCTTCAGGCATATAAGAAGGATGATTTTCCGGCTGCAGTGCGGATTTATGCCGGGCTTAACCCGGATCTCATCGCTTCCGCAGATGTCCAGACAATCGTAGGTGAGATAAGGAAGGATATGGCGGAAAATGGCTGTCCGATTTTAGAAGGCTTTGGGGACAAGGCGATGGAAGCAGGCGATGCCCAGACTGCACTTGCTTATTACTTAAAATGTATTGATTTAAAACCAGCCAGCTGGCAGGCCAAATTCAAGACGGCGGTCATCTATAAGGGAATGGACCAGAAGGAGCAGGCCAACGGGCTGTTCTCCGACATTATAAATAACAGCAAAGATGAAGAACTATCTGCTAAGGCAAAATCAGAGCGAGGTTTTTGA
- a CDS encoding STAS domain-containing protein, which yields MNQPYFTYEAEGQTLIVHLPEELDHHNCSGLKYETDLILSENYIRRIVFDFSRTRFMDSSGIGILLNRYKQMALSGGTIAIYGAGPQALRILKIGGILKLMKLYDSKEAAVTG from the coding sequence ATGAATCAACCATACTTTACATATGAAGCAGAAGGGCAGACACTGATCGTCCATCTGCCGGAGGAGTTGGATCATCATAACTGTTCAGGGCTTAAATACGAAACCGATTTAATCCTTTCCGAGAACTATATCAGGCGCATTGTTTTTGATTTTTCAAGGACCAGGTTCATGGATTCCTCGGGAATTGGTATTTTACTGAACAGGTATAAGCAGATGGCTTTAAGCGGGGGGACCATAGCCATCTACGGTGCAGGCCCTCAGGCTCTCCGCATTCTTAAAATAGGGGGGATATTAAAATTAATGAAATTATATGACTCTAAGGAAGCAGCAGTCACAGGTTGA
- the spoIIAB gene encoding anti-sigma F factor, which yields MSEQNKPEILKMELEALSKNEEFARVAVAVFMARLNPTLEEVDDVKTAVSEAVTNAVIHGYQGNGGIIYLEVEIDGQEIAVTVRDTGIGIPDIKLAMEPMYTTDPDGERSGMGFSFMEAFMDQVEVKSAPGEGTAVTMTKKMNG from the coding sequence ATGTCAGAACAGAATAAACCAGAAATTCTGAAAATGGAATTGGAAGCCCTGTCAAAGAACGAGGAATTTGCCAGAGTGGCAGTGGCAGTTTTTATGGCAAGGTTGAACCCCACCCTGGAAGAGGTGGATGATGTAAAAACAGCCGTGTCGGAGGCAGTCACAAATGCAGTCATCCATGGATATCAGGGCAACGGAGGAATCATTTACCTGGAAGTGGAGATTGATGGCCAGGAAATTGCCGTAACCGTCAGAGATACGGGTATCGGTATCCCCGATATCAAGCTGGCCATGGAGCCTATGTACACCACAGATCCGGATGGAGAACGGTCGGGCATGGGATTTTCCTTTATGGAAGCGTTTATGGACCAGGTGGAAGTAAAGTCGGCTCCTGGAGAGGGTACTGCCGTAACCATGACAAAGAAGATGAACGGGTGA
- the sigF gene encoding RNA polymerase sporulation sigma factor SigF — protein MDETMRLIEMAHEGDKAARDQLVTDNFGLVWSIVRRFTGRGYEPEDLFQIGSIGLMKAIDKFDLSYEVKFSTYAVPMITGEIKRFLRDDGMIKVSRSIKEMGLKVKNVREELVYRFGREPTLEEIAGEIGASKEEVAASIEAGAEVESLYRSVNKNDENSILLIDKIEEESSAQEELLNRMVLRELLTALSDKDREIIIRRYYYNETQSQIAAKLGISQVQVSRLEKKILKQMREKL, from the coding sequence ATGGATGAGACCATGAGATTGATAGAAATGGCTCACGAAGGAGATAAAGCGGCAAGGGATCAGCTTGTGACCGACAATTTCGGGCTGGTTTGGAGCATTGTACGCAGATTTACAGGGCGTGGTTATGAACCTGAGGATTTGTTTCAAATCGGCAGCATTGGCTTAATGAAAGCCATTGATAAATTTGACTTATCCTATGAGGTGAAATTTTCCACTTATGCGGTGCCCATGATAACAGGAGAGATCAAACGCTTTTTAAGAGACGACGGAATGATCAAGGTCAGCCGCTCCATAAAGGAAATGGGCCTTAAAGTAAAAAACGTCAGGGAAGAGTTAGTGTATCGTTTTGGAAGAGAACCTACGTTGGAAGAAATTGCAGGAGAAATAGGGGCCAGCAAAGAAGAAGTGGCAGCATCCATCGAGGCGGGCGCGGAAGTGGAATCCTTATACCGGTCTGTTAACAAAAATGACGAAAACAGCATTTTACTCATTGATAAAATTGAAGAGGAAAGTTCCGCCCAGGAAGAACTATTAAACCGCATGGTTCTTCGGGAACTTTTAACGGCGCTTTCCGATAAGGACAGAGAAATTATTATCAGGCGTTATTATTATAATGAGACTCAAAGTCAAATTGCCGCAAAGCTTGGAATATCTCAGGTTCAGGTTTCCAGACTGGAAAAAAAGATTTTAAAACAGATGCGGGAAAAATTGTAG
- a CDS encoding stage V sporulation protein AA, with product MSKTVYLNISQITEVRHKDIQLKDVADVYCDDSAIMNKCKALRIKTIHLDRNKRYIEKTLDVIQKLMEMDSTLQINNVGEVDFIIDYHKPKSPMWVWQWIKTIFVCIVCFCGASFAIMTFNNDASVTDVFKEIYRIIMKQESSGFTILEVSYSVGLTIGIVGFFNHFAKYKINTDPTPLEVEMRLYEDNISKTLIQNDGRKESDIDVS from the coding sequence ATGAGCAAGACCGTTTATTTGAATATCAGCCAGATTACAGAGGTGCGGCATAAGGATATCCAGTTAAAGGATGTGGCAGATGTTTATTGCGACGATTCTGCCATCATGAATAAGTGTAAAGCCCTTCGGATCAAGACCATCCATTTGGACCGTAACAAGCGGTATATAGAAAAAACTCTGGATGTAATCCAGAAACTGATGGAAATGGATTCGACTCTTCAGATCAATAACGTGGGGGAGGTAGACTTTATCATAGACTACCATAAGCCCAAATCACCCATGTGGGTCTGGCAGTGGATCAAAACCATTTTTGTCTGTATCGTATGTTTCTGCGGTGCATCCTTTGCCATTATGACCTTTAATAATGATGCCAGTGTTACGGACGTTTTTAAGGAAATTTACCGGATCATCATGAAGCAGGAGTCAAGCGGATTCACGATTTTGGAGGTCAGCTATTCCGTTGGACTGACTATTGGAATTGTGGGATTCTTCAATCATTTCGCAAAATACAAGATCAATACCGATCCAACTCCGCTGGAGGTGGAAATGCGGCTTTACGAAGACAATATCAGTAAGACCCTGATCCAGAACGATGGAAGAAAGGAGTCGGATATTGATGTTTCTTAG
- a CDS encoding SpoVA/SpoVAEb family sporulation membrane protein, protein MEINKKAYEAYVKQVTPVHKKWPGIIKAFLVGGIICALGQYITTLFMNTGLEKEAASAWTTLVLIAATVILTGLNIYPKITKFGGAGALVPITGFANSVVAPAVEFKAEGQVFGIGCKIFTIAGPVILYGILSSWVLGIIAYVLKAFQML, encoded by the coding sequence ATGGAAATAAACAAAAAAGCTTATGAAGCTTATGTAAAACAGGTGACTCCGGTGCACAAAAAGTGGCCGGGGATTATAAAGGCTTTTCTGGTGGGGGGAATCATATGCGCCCTTGGCCAGTATATTACAACCTTATTCATGAATACAGGTCTGGAAAAGGAAGCGGCCTCTGCCTGGACCACTCTGGTTCTGATTGCAGCCACTGTCATCCTGACCGGACTTAATATTTACCCTAAGATTACAAAGTTTGGCGGAGCAGGAGCTTTGGTACCAATCACGGGTTTTGCCAATTCCGTTGTGGCTCCGGCTGTGGAATTTAAGGCAGAGGGCCAGGTGTTCGGTATCGGTTGTAAAATCTTTACCATTGCCGGTCCTGTCATATTATACGGGATATTAAGCTCCTGGGTCCTTGGAATCATCGCCTATGTATTAAAGGCCTTTCAAATGCTGTAG
- the spoVAD gene encoding stage V sporulation protein AD: MQIGKASIRFEEPPIIESMASIVGKKEGQGPLGSLFDVVEQDDMFGSDNWEKAESALQKQTADLAIEKGDIRKKDIRYLFAGDLLGQLIATSFGTVDLEIPLFGLFGACSTMGEALNLGAMTVAGGYADKVMAMASSHFATAEKQFRFPLGYGNQRPFSSSWTVTGCGAVVLTKYRKEGIAAITGITTGRMVDMGIKDSMNMGAAMAPAAFHTIQQNFDDFQVDESYYDKIITGDLGQIGRTILLDFMKNKGHDLEKIHTDCGIEIFNSEDQDTHAGGSGCGCAASTLCSYILPKVQNGTWKRVLFVPTGALLSTVSFNEGETIPGIAHAVVIENMGNL; this comes from the coding sequence ATGCAGATAGGAAAAGCAAGTATTAGATTTGAAGAACCCCCGATTATCGAAAGCATGGCTTCCATAGTCGGTAAAAAAGAAGGCCAGGGTCCCTTGGGAAGTTTGTTCGATGTGGTAGAGCAGGATGACATGTTTGGGTCGGATAACTGGGAAAAGGCAGAAAGTGCCCTTCAAAAACAGACAGCTGATCTGGCCATTGAAAAGGGAGATATCCGGAAAAAGGACATCCGATATTTATTTGCAGGAGACTTACTGGGCCAGCTGATCGCCACATCCTTTGGAACGGTAGATTTAGAAATTCCCTTATTCGGTTTGTTCGGAGCCTGTTCCACCATGGGAGAAGCCCTCAATCTGGGGGCTATGACCGTGGCAGGAGGCTATGCGGATAAAGTCATGGCCATGGCTTCCAGCCATTTTGCAACGGCTGAAAAGCAATTCCGTTTCCCGCTGGGATATGGAAACCAGAGGCCGTTTTCCTCCTCTTGGACTGTCACCGGCTGCGGTGCGGTGGTACTCACCAAGTACAGAAAAGAAGGAATCGCAGCCATCACTGGAATCACTACCGGACGCATGGTGGATATGGGCATCAAAGACTCCATGAATATGGGGGCAGCCATGGCTCCTGCCGCCTTCCATACCATACAGCAGAATTTTGATGATTTTCAGGTGGATGAATCCTATTATGACAAAATCATAACAGGAGATTTAGGCCAGATCGGCCGGACGATCCTGCTTGATTTTATGAAGAATAAAGGACATGACTTAGAAAAGATCCACACGGATTGCGGGATCGAGATATTTAACAGCGAAGACCAGGATACTCATGCAGGAGGAAGCGGCTGTGGATGTGCGGCTTCCACCCTTTGCTCCTATATCCTTCCTAAAGTTCAAAATGGTACGTGGAAACGAGTCCTGTTCGTGCCCACCGGTGCCCTCCTTTCCACAGTGAGCTTTAACGAAGGTGAGACGATCCCTGGAATCGCCCATGCAGTTGTGATCGAAAATATGGGAAACCTATAG
- the spoVAE gene encoding stage V sporulation protein AE, producing the protein MEYLKAFLVGGAICALVQILMDNTKLMPGRIMVLLVVTGSILGAIGIYQPFADWAGAGATVPLLGFGNTLWKGVSKSMGEDGFLGIFKGGFTASAVGISGALIFGYLGSILFKPKMKS; encoded by the coding sequence ATGGAATACTTGAAAGCATTTTTAGTAGGAGGAGCGATCTGCGCCCTGGTGCAGATATTAATGGATAATACAAAACTGATGCCCGGACGAATCATGGTACTTCTGGTAGTGACTGGAAGCATCCTGGGCGCGATTGGTATCTACCAGCCTTTTGCTGACTGGGCCGGAGCCGGGGCAACGGTTCCTCTTCTTGGCTTTGGAAACACCTTATGGAAAGGGGTTTCAAAGAGCATGGGAGAGGATGGATTCTTAGGAATCTTTAAAGGGGGATTTACTGCAAGCGCTGTAGGAATCTCCGGAGCTCTGATTTTCGGTTACCTGGGATCCATTTTATTTAAGCCTAAAATGAAGAGCTGA
- a CDS encoding transglycosylase domain-containing protein, with amino-acid sequence MNYGKQSTEKKIRSANSKARKYTTKVFLAFLKSLFVLCLFGSIVVASICFGMVKGIIDNAPDVDIETIVPNEYATTVYDSAGNVTETLVTAGSNREEASYEELPKNLVNAFVSYEDSRFWEHNGIDLRSILRAVRGVLTGDSTAGGGSTITQQLIKNSVFGGGMEKSFGERLERKLQEWFLAIKLDEAMSKEQIITNYMNTINLGNNSLGVKVAARRYFNKNISDLTLSECAVLAGITQNPSKFNPITGQKANSDKQKVILQYMHDQGYITKQEEDEALSDDVYSRIQNVDTATKETSTPYSYFTDELVEQVKKAMKDQLGYTDTQAHNMLYSGGLSIYTTQDPAIQAIVDEEINNPENYSAARYSVEYRLSVTHKDGTTTHYSEENIKRYHKENGDTGFDGLYNSEEAVQADIDGYKAYLLKDGDTILGESLHKTLQPQASFVLMDQKSGEVKAISGGRGQKTASLTLNRASGTYRQPGSTFKILTAFAPAIDTCGATLGSVYYDSVYTVGNKTFSNWYSSGYQGYSSIRDGIIYSMNIVAVRCLMETVTPQLGVEYAKNFGINSLTDTDYNPALALGGITTGVSNLELTGAFATIANGGVYKKPIFFTRILDHDGKVLIDNTPETHRVLKDSTAFLLTDAMAGSMESSRKFSSSGPGSTSASARIPGMSGAGKSGTTSANNDIWFVGYTPYYTAGIWAGCDDNQKLTKQNGGTSFHKAIWRKIMTRVHEGMSDPGFPVPDSVETAQICRKSGKLAVSGVCNNDPRGNAVYTEYFAKGTVPTDVCNNHVRATVCSVSHRLPTPYCPERTTAIFMAIPAGEEGATDDSKFAMPGYCTIHSANSIILPPGDNLDSPSGLPQQYGPGHTPQNPGGTTQIPPWGGY; translated from the coding sequence ATGAATTATGGCAAACAATCAACAGAAAAAAAGATCCGATCTGCCAATTCAAAAGCAAGGAAATATACCACTAAGGTCTTTCTTGCATTTTTAAAGAGTCTATTTGTGCTATGCTTATTCGGCAGCATTGTTGTTGCCAGCATCTGTTTCGGCATGGTAAAAGGAATCATAGACAATGCTCCTGACGTAGATATCGAAACCATTGTTCCAAATGAATATGCAACAACAGTCTATGACAGCGCCGGCAACGTCACTGAAACTTTGGTAACTGCAGGTTCCAACCGGGAGGAAGCCAGTTATGAGGAACTTCCGAAGAATCTCGTCAATGCTTTTGTTTCCTATGAGGATTCCCGATTTTGGGAGCACAATGGAATCGATTTGCGTTCCATTCTCCGCGCCGTCAGGGGTGTACTGACAGGCGATTCCACCGCAGGCGGGGGAAGCACCATTACCCAGCAGTTAATTAAAAACAGCGTATTCGGTGGCGGCATGGAAAAAAGCTTCGGGGAACGGCTGGAGCGAAAGCTGCAGGAGTGGTTTTTAGCCATTAAGCTGGATGAGGCCATGTCCAAGGAACAGATCATAACCAACTATATGAATACCATTAACCTGGGAAACAATTCCCTGGGAGTTAAGGTGGCTGCCAGAAGATACTTCAATAAGAACATATCGGACTTAACCTTATCAGAATGCGCAGTCCTTGCAGGGATCACCCAGAACCCTTCAAAATTCAACCCGATCACAGGGCAAAAAGCCAATTCGGACAAGCAAAAGGTTATTCTTCAGTATATGCATGACCAGGGATATATCACAAAGCAGGAAGAAGATGAAGCCCTGTCCGATGATGTTTATTCCAGGATCCAGAACGTAGATACCGCCACCAAGGAAACCTCTACCCCATACAGCTATTTTACAGATGAACTGGTGGAGCAGGTCAAAAAAGCCATGAAGGACCAGTTAGGTTATACGGACACCCAGGCCCACAACATGCTTTACAGCGGCGGCTTGTCGATTTATACCACTCAGGATCCTGCGATTCAGGCCATTGTTGACGAAGAAATCAACAATCCTGAAAACTACTCTGCTGCCAGATATTCCGTTGAATACAGGCTGTCTGTCACGCATAAGGATGGAACGACCACCCATTACTCCGAAGAAAATATCAAACGTTATCACAAGGAAAACGGAGATACGGGATTTGACGGCTTATATAATTCCGAAGAGGCAGTCCAGGCCGATATAGACGGATACAAGGCTTATCTTTTAAAAGACGGGGATACCATTTTAGGGGAAAGCCTCCACAAGACACTGCAGCCTCAGGCTTCCTTTGTTCTCATGGACCAGAAAAGCGGAGAGGTAAAAGCCATAAGCGGCGGACGGGGACAAAAAACAGCCAGCTTAACTTTAAACCGGGCCAGCGGCACATACCGTCAGCCAGGTTCAACCTTTAAGATTCTGACAGCCTTTGCCCCTGCCATAGACACCTGCGGAGCCACCCTGGGATCTGTTTATTATGATTCCGTCTATACGGTGGGCAATAAGACCTTCTCCAACTGGTACAGCTCCGGTTATCAAGGCTATTCCAGCATACGTGATGGAATTATCTACTCCATGAACATCGTGGCAGTCCGCTGCCTGATGGAAACCGTAACGCCTCAGCTTGGTGTGGAATATGCGAAGAATTTCGGAATTAACTCCTTAACCGATACCGATTATAACCCGGCTCTGGCCCTTGGAGGAATCACCACCGGTGTTTCCAACTTAGAACTGACCGGCGCCTTTGCTACCATCGCCAACGGCGGCGTTTACAAAAAGCCCATATTTTTTACCAGAATACTGGATCATGACGGGAAGGTGTTAATTGACAATACGCCGGAAACCCACCGGGTATTAAAGGATTCCACCGCATTCCTATTAACTGATGCCATGGCTGGTTCCATGGAAAGCAGCAGAAAGTTCTCAAGCTCGGGACCAGGTTCCACCAGCGCTTCCGCTCGCATTCCCGGCATGTCAGGAGCAGGAAAAAGCGGTACCACCTCCGCAAACAATGATATCTGGTTCGTAGGCTACACTCCTTATTATACCGCTGGTATCTGGGCCGGCTGTGACGACAACCAGAAACTGACGAAACAAAATGGAGGCACCTCCTTCCACAAAGCCATATGGCGGAAGATCATGACCAGGGTCCATGAAGGAATGTCTGATCCTGGCTTTCCGGTGCCTGACAGCGTTGAAACCGCTCAGATCTGCCGTAAATCCGGCAAACTGGCAGTCTCAGGCGTCTGTAACAACGACCCAAGAGGCAATGCGGTATACACGGAATATTTTGCTAAAGGTACGGTTCCCACCGACGTATGCAACAATCATGTACGTGCAACGGTCTGCTCCGTATCCCACCGTTTGCCAACTCCTTACTGTCCGGAACGGACCACTGCCATATTCATGGCAATTCCTGCGGGAGAAGAAGGAGCAACGGATGACTCCAAATTCGCAATGCCAGGTTATTGCACCATTCATTCTGCAAACTCCATTATCCTTCCTCCGGGAGATAATCTGGATTCACCAAGCGGCCTTCCGCAGCAGTATGGACCTGGGCATACACCTCAAAATCCTGGCGGCACAACGCAGATTCCTCCCTGGGGAGGCTATTAA
- a CDS encoding YigZ family protein, which yields MRKSYRILYQGGTGEITEKKSRFIANLKPVESEEEALAFIEETRKRYWDARHNCYAWIVGRGGEEKRLSDDGEPSQTAGKPMMDVLEGEKLVNLCAVVTRYFGGTLLGTGGLVRAYSKAVQEGLKNCTALTAEPAVKLSVTTDYNGIGKIQYLLGQREITTLGTEYTDRVELTALVPEEALDKLRADITEVTGGRAGLLLSGEVYYGIFNKEVILFPG from the coding sequence ATGAGAAAGTCTTACAGGATTTTATATCAGGGCGGCACAGGAGAAATTACAGAGAAAAAATCCCGGTTCATAGCTAATTTAAAACCTGTGGAATCTGAGGAAGAAGCGCTGGCATTTATAGAGGAAACAAGAAAAAGGTATTGGGATGCAAGACATAACTGCTACGCCTGGATTGTCGGGAGGGGTGGGGAGGAAAAACGCCTGAGTGACGACGGGGAGCCCAGCCAGACTGCGGGAAAACCCATGATGGATGTTCTGGAAGGTGAAAAGCTTGTAAACCTCTGTGCAGTGGTGACCCGTTACTTTGGAGGGACTCTTCTTGGAACAGGAGGCCTGGTAAGAGCTTATTCAAAGGCAGTGCAGGAAGGGCTAAAGAATTGTACGGCTTTAACCGCAGAACCGGCGGTGAAGCTTTCTGTTACTACGGATTATAACGGAATTGGAAAGATCCAGTATCTTCTGGGACAGCGGGAAATCACGACTCTTGGAACTGAATATACAGACCGGGTGGAGCTTACAGCCCTGGTTCCTGAGGAGGCCTTAGATAAGCTTCGGGCCGATATTACAGAGGTGACAGGCGGGAGAGCAGGACTCCTTCTTTCAGGAGAGGTCTACTACGGTATTTTTAATAAAGAGGTGATTCTGTTTCCAGGATAA
- the typA gene encoding translational GTPase TypA codes for MKMKREDVRNVAIIAHVDHGKTTLVDALLKQSGIFRENQEVVERVMDSNDIERERGITILSKNTAVHYNGTKINIIDTPGHADFGGEVERVLKMVDGVILVVDAYEGVMPQTKFVLRKALELGLSVVTCINKIDRPEARPMEVEEEVLELLMDLDASEEQLDCPFVYASAKAGFAKKDLDDQETDMAPLFMTIIDHIPAPEGDPDANTQLLISTIDYNEYVGRIGVGKVDNGRIRVNQECVIVNHHDPDKFRKVKVGKLYEYEGLNKVEVQEATIGAIVAISGISDIHIGDTLCSPEKPEAIPFQKISEPTIAMNFMVNDSPLAGQEGKYITSRHIRERLFRELNTDVSLRVEETDSPDCFKVSGRGELHLSVLIENMRREGFEFAVSKAEVLYHYDERNHKLEPMEIAYVDVPEEFTGAVIQKLTSRKGELQGMSPANGGYTRLEFAIPSRGLIGYRGEFMTDTKGNGIMNTSFDGYATFKGELSYRKTGSLIAYESGESITYGLFSAQERGSLFIGPGVKVYSGMVIGQNPKAEDIEINVCKTKKLTNTRSSSADEALKLTPPRDMSLEQCLDFIDTDELLEITPSNLRIRKKILDPTLRKRSSINKK; via the coding sequence ATGAAGATGAAAAGAGAAGACGTAAGAAATGTGGCGATTATTGCCCACGTCGATCATGGTAAAACAACACTGGTAGACGCCCTGCTTAAGCAAAGCGGCATATTCCGCGAGAATCAGGAAGTCGTGGAGCGTGTAATGGATTCCAATGATATCGAGAGAGAGCGGGGAATCACCATTTTATCCAAGAATACGGCTGTTCATTACAACGGAACCAAGATCAACATCATTGATACCCCTGGCCACGCGGATTTCGGCGGCGAGGTGGAGCGTGTTTTAAAGATGGTAGACGGCGTAATCCTGGTTGTAGATGCTTATGAAGGAGTTATGCCTCAGACAAAATTCGTGCTTCGGAAAGCATTGGAGCTGGGACTTTCAGTGGTAACCTGCATCAATAAGATTGACCGTCCGGAGGCAAGGCCCATGGAGGTAGAGGAAGAAGTATTGGAGCTTCTCATGGACCTTGATGCCAGCGAAGAACAGCTAGATTGTCCGTTTGTCTATGCTTCCGCTAAGGCCGGATTTGCTAAAAAAGACCTTGATGACCAGGAAACCGACATGGCCCCCTTGTTTATGACTATTATTGATCATATACCGGCTCCGGAGGGGGATCCGGATGCAAATACCCAGCTGCTGATCAGCACCATTGACTACAATGAATACGTTGGACGTATCGGCGTGGGCAAGGTGGATAACGGCAGGATCAGAGTGAACCAGGAGTGCGTGATCGTAAACCATCATGATCCGGATAAATTCCGTAAGGTTAAAGTTGGAAAGCTGTATGAATACGAAGGCCTTAATAAGGTAGAGGTTCAGGAAGCTACCATCGGTGCCATTGTTGCCATTTCCGGAATTTCGGATATCCACATCGGTGATACCCTTTGCTCTCCGGAAAAACCGGAGGCGATTCCGTTCCAGAAGATCTCAGAGCCTACGATCGCCATGAATTTCATGGTAAATGACAGCCCTCTTGCCGGACAGGAAGGAAAATACATCACCTCCCGTCATATCAGAGAGCGCTTATTCAGGGAATTGAATACGGATGTCAGCCTCCGGGTGGAAGAGACCGATTCTCCGGACTGCTTTAAGGTATCCGGCCGCGGGGAGCTTCATCTGTCTGTTTTGATCGAGAATATGAGAAGAGAAGGCTTTGAATTCGCTGTCAGCAAGGCTGAAGTTTTGTACCATTATGATGAGAGAAACCACAAGTTAGAGCCCATGGAGATCGCTTATGTTGACGTTCCTGAGGAATTTACCGGAGCAGTCATTCAGAAGCTTACAAGCCGTAAGGGAGAGCTTCAGGGCATGAGTCCTGCCAATGGAGGCTACACAAGACTGGAATTTGCAATTCCTTCCAGAGGTCTGATCGGCTACCGGGGAGAGTTCATGACGGATACAAAAGGAAACGGAATCATGAATACGTCTTTTGACGGCTATGCAACCTTTAAGGGAGAGTTATCCTACCGTAAGACAGGATCCCTGATCGCTTATGAGTCAGGAGAATCCATTACCTACGGCTTGTTCAGCGCCCAGGAAAGAGGAAGCCTGTTTATCGGGCCTGGAGTAAAGGTTTATTCCGGCATGGTTATCGGCCAGAATCCAAAGGCAGAAGACATCGAAATCAATGTTTGTAAGACGAAAAAACTGACCAACACCCGTTCCTCCAGTGCAGATGAGGCTCTTAAGCTGACACCTCCAAGGGATATGAGTCTGGAACAGTGTCTTGACTTTATTGATACCGATGAACTTTTGGAAATCACTCCTTCAAACCTTCGGATCAGAAAGAAAATTTTAGATCCTACCTTGAGAAAAAGGTCATCTATTAATAAAAAGTAA